The Solanum pennellii chromosome 7, SPENNV200 DNA segment ctaataattcacgTTGAGTTTAAGATTGTTTTCAATAtatacattcttttctttaaatatttgataaataaataaaatatcaataattaattatatataatctagTAAAATAGTACGAAGGTAGAGTGATGCAAAGGGTTTAGTTGGGGTTCGAGGTAATTAGAGATGAGATGAAGCATGAATAGCGAGAAGATAATGAATTTAATATGTCATTTATTCAACTTATTATTACTACTTCATTAAGAAAATTGTTATcgttctttaaaatatttttcataatattttgatCAAATTAACCTCTTTTGTTTGGTGTAAATAAAGTTTGAATCACTTTACAGAATTATAGTGACACCTTATTGACCAATTTAGTTCTCCTAATTCAAAGTGTCAATTGGTTGATTTTATTAAGTACTActatttactttataaatgttACTTCATGCAATTCAAAACCATTCgattaaaatttcttaattgAACTACTTATAATTCAattcttattatattttgttttttagttaATCAATCAAtctattatcattttatttttagttagaaTCAAATATTCACTAGCTTAAGATTTCATTATGaccattttattaatttgtctAATCACTAGCATATAGCTAATTCCAATTTACATTTCTGTAATTTGTTTTCTCTTTGAATTTAGCATATGTTTACGGTCTTATCATTTAATTTCATGCTTTTATTTGATTCCctccatttaattatttagctTTTTAATGTCACTgttctttataaatattattatttcatacaATTACTTTTAAGGTTGGTGGTTTCTGGTGAAGTTGttacattttaatacatttatgttCCAACTTTTTGTAGACTTTGAACTAATACTAACATATTTTGATTCACACATTGAACTACTAATACCAAATACCTTATATTATCTCTTAatacaaacaacaaaaaaaataagcaaatgGCCTCTATATCCATGAATTTAacaataatatacaaaaaaaaaagcttaaTTTTTACTCTATTTAGACAATGATGACAGTAacttaattgccgctaaatatgtattttaagcAATGTCTCTAGAGCATATAACGATATTTGATcgaatgataattaattaatgccGATAAAGACTTTAATAATCTTTGTTAAAGTGTATATTTATTGccactaatttttatttctttttggtagCGGCACCATTATGAAGGTAGCTATAATCTCCAGGAGCAGGTAACAATAATGATATTATCAAATTagtgtttatttgtttaaagtGTCTAATATGATTATGACATATTAACCTCATTGAATGAAAGAGATAGACTCTAACAAACCTGTTTTCTTAAACTAATGCAAGTTAGCTAAAGCAATGTGCTTATAAATTTGTTTCCATCCATTTGGAGTTCATATGTGTAGCAACtccaacaaagaaaaatatctcttttaaaaGTTGCAAAAATAAGTACTATAAATGGCTAAATTTGGCGATTTGGGTAATTTTCTAGTGTTGTGTATACTACTAGGAATAGTTGGTTCTAGCTATGGTCAGTTGCAGCTCAACTTCTATGCAAAGAGCTGTCCGCAAGCAGAAAAGATAATTCAAGATTATGTGTATAAGCAAATCCCAAGGGCTCCGTCTCTTGCCCCTGCGTTGCTCAGAATGCATTTCCACGATTGCTTTGTCAGGGTAAGTTTATACCTCATTTCACATGAAGACTACCATTTCTTAAAGTAGTTTCCTGATTTGTTAATTGGAATTTTACAGGGTTGTGATGGTTCTGTACTCCTGAATTTCACTTCGAGCACTAAAAACCAGACTGAAAAAGTGGCTGTTCCTAATCAAACGCTGAGAGGCTTCTCATTTATCGATGGTGTGAAGAAAGCATTGGAAGCTGAATGCCCTGGAGTTGTGTCATGTGCGGATATTGTTGCCTTGGTTGCTAGAGACTCTGTTGTAGTCACAGTAAGTACAAAACTCTGAACCATATTGCGGGCTGAAAAATAGGTTGTTAATCTTGTCTTCCTTTTTATGCAGGGAGGCCCTTACTGGAAGGTTCCAACTGGTAGAAGAGATGGAAGAATATCAAACGCCTCGGAAGCCTTGGCAAACATCCCTCCTCCGACAAGTAACTTTTCCAGTCTCCAGACGTCTTTTGCCAGCAAGGGTCTTGACCTAAAAGACTTGGTACTATTGTCTGGTAAGTTTAAATTAGTACATCCGCGCTCATTTCTGCTTATCCTATGTTAAAACTTTCCAAACTCTCACAAATATCATTGTTACTATGTACAATTTTCTATTAGGTGCACATACCATTGGAGTCTCTCACTGTCCGTCATTTTCATCACGTTTATACAATTTTACTGGAGTTTGGGGCAAAAAAGATCCATCTCTAGACAGCGAATATGCAGCTAATCTAAAGATGAAGAAATGCAAATCCATCAATGACAACACCACAATTGTCGAAATGGATCCTGGAAGCTCCAGTAAATTTGATCTTAGTTACTTCCAGCTTGTGCTCAAGAGAAGAGGGCTATTTCAATCTGATGCAGCCTTGACAACAAGTGCGAAAACAAAGTCATTCATCAACCAGTTAGTACAAGGATCACTCGAACAATTCTATGCCGAATTTGGTGTAGCAATGGAGAAAATGGGAAAGATTGAGGTCAAGACCGGCTCTGCTGGTGAGATTAGGAAGCACTGTGCAGCTGTGAATAGTTAAGAGCTGTCTATTTCCCTTTGTTCCCAAATTCCAATATTCGTGTGTTCGTATTCTGTATGTAATCTTTGTGTGAATGATTCGGGATAACATGTATCAtttctttttgtagttattCCGATATATTGATCGTTTTCttgaaataaaactaagatTCCAAGAAGAGCTTTATGTATAATGCAGCCTTTCCTAGAAGAGGTTTTTCGTTGAGTATTACTGTCCTGTTTTTGAGCTTTCCATTTGATGTTTTCATTGTTCGTTCGCTGGACAGAAACTCCAAACTTGCATCAATCTATAAATCATTTTATCCTCCTAACagaagaaaatgttttcctgttCTTCAGATGACATAAACTCAAAGACAGCATGCTtgtatgatttctcatttcctTTAGTATTTTAAATGTTCTCCATTGAGGAAATTTCGGAGTTTCGAAGAGACGGAGAAACCTAACAATTGAGAGGGAGagataaaaaaaagggaaaattatataattaagcaaacttatactacttAATTACTCATCGTAGCTacagtttgctataattaccacccATGACtaacattattcattaattacGTAGGTTGACTTCTAGTTTGTATAATAAGtcacatttgtatatgtatatttatacaaatacatatgtataatatacaattatctaatcgatatacatatacaattaaccTCTCTCCTactctcttccctctctcactcgcgtctctcctccctctcccaatctcgctcgcctctctcctctttctTCTAATCTAGCTTGcgatatatacaaatgcatatttttaatatacaattatctaacctaTGTACATAGACAATTcatctctctcccactctctgccctctctcgatCGCCtttctcccaatctcgctcaccTGTCTCCtttctctcccaatctctctcctctctctccctctctcgctcgcctctatcctctctctcccagtatCGCCCGCCTCTttcctccctataacatgtagctacgaattgtaattatcaaactataactatggagagtaattatgCTATTTTTGAGtgactatatgtgaaagttccaaaaaaaaaatcatgtaggACAAGCACTTCACTTTTGTTATGGAAATATCGTGGATTAACTAGCACACaatcataaacaaagaaaatagagaagaagCTAGAATAACACAAGGACTAAATGAGGTTCAGCTAGAGTTTTTCACtatgaaagaaaaagaacaaattttACAATGTTTTCAAGGCCTTAGGACTACATTGTGTATAGTGTACAATATGTTAGAATTCCCAACTGTATCCCATATATATAGATCCCAAGTAATCCAAAACCTATACGAAAAATGTTCTACCAATCCTAAAagaacattatttttcttttgagtttttctgTTAGATAGGTCGCTCAAGATCTTTGGTTTTTTATCTGTCGAAAATAATTTACACTACAACAAATTTGATTATTAGGGacaaataatttcattattaataaatcatatttcgtcactaaaaatcTTGTGTGACGAAATCAGTCGTCACTAATTGTGTGTGtctaaaagtatacaaagacGATTTAGTGCTTCGTCgctaaaagtattatattaactacaaaaattaaaaatcgtttcaaaatacttaaaacatttatgacaaatttatttgttgtaaaaGGTATGTTTTTGTAGTTAATAATATGCTTTGTCACTAAAAAGGTTAAAAGTACCAACAAAATTATATCGTCGcttattattttacttcaatCAGTGACGAATCCAATTGTCTCTAAAGATGTATATATTTCGTAGttgaaaaaaatctaatttcgtCACAAAtgactatatttttatatacaaaaaattattttgttcttaaatgtataatatgataaatttatcattataaaaatgagattttataaatataatgtatatatccctccccccccctccccccaacTATCTCAACTTTTTTCAACCCTAGCCAGACATTATGCTGCCTTGTGGAATCAAACTCACAACCTAAAGGTTGGAAGTGAAAGTGCTTACCATCAAACCAAGTCTCTCTTGttgttaatttttgttttattttatacttcattCACTTCTTTCAAATTTAGCTTTTGtagaaacaatatattatatgattatttatactcatacacaaatgcatgaaatttaccacccacaattcattcaaatgtagattatatttgaattaaactgtgtattttttaaaatatatttaaatatattcagtacaattttgtcattttatttatttatttttgtaaatttttaaaattattcaatacaataataaatttatttaaaattaaacttttgattttatttaaaaaaatgaataattggtTCAAGTTGAACATTGATACCAATAACTATAGTActtcattataatatatttgaaatcctcgttagttcatttcttttatttgtgcttttattttttagtttatttcaattttcacactGATGTAAAAAGttaatagaaattcatgaatatattgCACCTTTGCAAAGTCTAAGTTTGTAAGTCGACGTTATTTTCGTATAGTTACTCTACGTACGTATGTGGAACTActattaaatatgtacatattgatatacaaaagCAAAAAGGTTGACTTAATCTATGTAGTTTACCAATCACAAATCAATAAACATGCACAAAATTTAGCACAAAGACTTGACAATTTTTCGTGCTTATCGATGAAAgagtatcaaataaaaaataaaagtgtaaacaaataaatattagtgATCTAGTGGTAGAACCGTGCCCACTCACAATACCTATAACTTGGACtgtatttttcaaatgatgcattttataattgcgtaatttaaaaaattttatgtattgaacttttttatttttacaaaatcgaccgaattcattaattttaatacTTTCACTTGCCAATAAACTAATGGACTCTGTCTACTTCTTATGAAACActtgtattattctttttgtaagtCATCACTTGAATTATGAGCAATtgtagaaaaaaattgtatttaactatgaattttttttcgtaacaaatagtttaattattcaCTACAAATTTTAAGTCGTAGTTATTTAACACCTTATAATTTTGTGACAAATTTTTTGTTGtcactaaatcatagatttattagagacaattaaatatttgtcaccaattatttatattattagtgacgaaataaatgtcataattaaatataaattttcatagctcaaatttataatatttaactacaAACTCTAATTTGTCGATATTGTAACAATCTATTCTTTTAGATGAAACTTTTTGtgtccaaaatttaataaattataagacaatttttttgtcatgaattagatacattattagtgacgaaataattTGTCACTGATAACTTTAGTTCGTGACGAACACTACTTAACAAATGACGTCAATATTTTTGGTAGAAAACTTTAGTGGACAAAACTTTGCTACGGATTTTTATGTTTCATCACTAAAAGAATGTGTCTCATATATATAAGcacaaaaagtaaattttttcactaaaagtgaataattagtgacgaatttGATGTCGTAGTTTGCCATAAATTACATACACTATTAATGACGAAATAATGTGTCACcgataactttaaattcgtgACTAACACTACTTTACAAAATGggccaaataattttttggtgaaaaACTTTAGTGGACAAAACTTTGCTACGAATTCTTATGTTTCGTCATTAAAaatatgtgtctcatatatttaagcaccaaatataaattttgtctCTAAAAACAAATAACATAATGACGAATTTAATATCGTAGATAATAATTTCATagctatatatcatatttgttgtagtgttATACATGCATGTTCCAACTTTTTAAACAAAATCCAAACTTCTCTATCTTTTTGACTTCAAACTAAAACTACATATTTTGATTCCCACTTTGAACTAGGTTACTAATATCAAATATCTTACATCTTAAGCCTTAATTGACAGAAACGGGAAAAAACTTGGTCCTTCCATACACCATATGAAGTTAATTATATCTTCACGTAGATGCGGAGTGATGATtaagaatttgaagaaggggttCGAACTCACAATTCTAGTGTTGAAATTATTTTCACAGTCACTTTTTTATCATTACTAAACTATTAATCAATTTTGTTAGGGGTTCATATgttgatataaatatatattcatttaattCTTTAGTACAAATACATGGtttattaaaaaagatattGTGTTCCTCCGCACCTACAAATCCCCACTTAGCTCTGTCTCTGTCTCTAGGAGCAggtaataacaatgatattgtcAAACTCTTTATATGTGTCTATTATATCATCTAGGGGCGTAGGCACATTTACACCCTTCGTCGGAAAAAATATTGTATGTAAAAGTAAAGTGatgaatgaaatgattaaataacatattttgaacACCTTGATATAATAAATTGTTATAACTTAGTGATTTTAGATGTCTTAAATATGTTTAGACTTTTTTTAATTAGCCAGTACTCGCATATCCAAATTCaattattacaattttttcccctttttataaagagcttaaaataaaacattaaactCTCATCTATATTTGAAAAAGAGcttaaaataaaactttaaactCTCATCTATATTTGATTGAACACAATTGATACATTCGAAAGAATTTTCTAATTTGGCAGGAGAGAGAAAAataggagagggaggagaggcAGGGGAGAGAGGTGAAGAGTTAATATAAAAACAtgtttctttttcctttatatatataatatttttaaactatagatttttttccagaaataattgatatatatataNNNNNNNNNNNNNNNNNNNNNNNatatatatatattatgacgTTAAATTGATAATATGTCAATTACTAAATATCTCTTAGactatgttttgattattattatccattgtattgtattgtattgtatcgttactataactacaatgtttgttttgattgttacttaaaatgtattgtattgtattgttaaatttcattgttacgtaacaatgaaaacccatattttatggaacaaccaatttggtgtgattccattgttacttaatttcttttttcaattatatatttacattatatttcaaaatactattttaccctttatcttaattatttaaatctagtcaaacctcttaccctagaataattaagtatattttagtaaatttataaattacaatacagtatGATAcgatcaaaccaaacaattaaaatgtaataaataacaacaaacaatacagtctAGCCAAACATTatatctaccatacaatacaatacaatacattatgaaacaatatgtaacaatgatccaaacaaagtgttaatcttgtgattttaaatatagaatgtgaaaaatagaattaaaaaaatgctacaaaaataaaaataaatctttctttttgaaacaaatttaaaagaataatatatcaaatcaattgataaattcttttcaatttttattttattgatttaactaattttaattttatgtgtcTAACGTTTTATATTTTCACACTATTTtgtttgttacttttttttatagacTTTACAATGctctttttttggttttttatttattgatatgctttcaacaatattttcttcttctttcaattGTGTTTGATGCACTTGATTAGAGAGTCTTCAGAAATAACATTATACCTTCAAAAGGTAATAGTAAGATTtgcataaattttattctttttggatCGCACTTAATATGATTTTACtggtatattgttgttgttgtaacaTTCTGTATTTCTTTTATGACAATATAATACATAGgaaataaaactaaattaatacTTATTAGACTTACTTTAGCATAATTTAgtgtttttaaattataatcattttcattatgacttatcaattcacaatatttattttatatgttaattattattttatattgaatattgtaatgtcatcattcatctcatattttatgttattttcttaagaaaaataCCTTAGATAGTTGTATTTTGGTTGAACTAAAAAATATCTGGAgcacaagttaattatatgtttgtatgaatattttatcaaaaaaatccaaaaacttgaaaaaaaaataattcaaaatttactagtttagtttgatttttgaaaattttaaagttcggcacaaataatttgatttgactTTTGAAATGCAATCTTATATTACAATAGTGTTGATACACTCTATCCGATACTATATTAATCTTTTCTATTTGTCCAAAGAGTTTAAAGAATTCCAAGACAAcaagaaaactgaaaaaaatgaGGGAAACCTCACTTTATTTGTTGCAAGAGTTGTTTACGGTGAAACTTGAAAtaatcttcaaatattttttttcaaatattctctAAATCTGTTttgattcaaatattttttcgaaaattctaaatcatatttgttttcatcaaatatatttttgaaattgtttttcGAGTCCATTGTCTATAGATACAACCTCACTATCTCACACAAGATAGGTGCGCGCAGTGGCGGAGCCACAGTATGTTTAAGTGGTTTCggcggaaaattatattattttatacggTTAATATACGGTTAAAATAATTGTTTAgctatatatagtagatgtcgaatCCACTTCGACTATTTAGTATGTCTATTTCTTCAGATTTTGAATCCCGTTATCGAAAATTCTGGCTCCGCCTCTGAGTGCGCGTAAGTATCATATGAAAATtgcaattatataattaaaataaatagtataactaaataaaatataaatttgaacttGCATATATGGAGATAATATTGACCAATTTAATTCTCCGAATTCAAATTGtgaattgtttgattttatttagtaCTATTTGCTTTTTCATGCAATTCAACTACattcaattaaaatttctaaattgaACTACTAATTCACTTCTTAGTTAATCAATCAATCTATTATCAATTTTATTCTTTAGTTAGAAATAAACAAATCATTAACTTATAATTTCATAATGACCATTTTCTTAGTTTGTCTATAATTCCTAGCATATAGCTATTTTCTCTTGAATTAGGTATATGTTTATACTCtttatcatttaatttcatGCTTTTATTTGTTCTCGTAGCATTTTAATAACAAATCGGGACCGCTACGTGTAGAAATATTAAGAATTGTATTGATATATTGATAGTTTGATCAATCATGATAGGTGGATATGTGGATCAATATTGGTAGTATTAATATGCTGATCAATATTTATAGTATTGATATATTAATCAATGTTTGTTGTATTGATCGTATTGATCAataatgatgttattgatgaataataatgttaataacATATTACTTATATAGTATTACTTATATAGGAGAGAATTGTAGAGTCCTAAATTAACTATACTTAGAGTCCTACTACAATACCTATTACTACtataatactaaaataattgTAAATAATTATATCCTAGTTGTACTATAATTCTAATAGTAATCCTAGTCGTAATATAATCTTAATCTAATCCTAGTCGAaatataatactaattaatataattaaaatctaATCCTAGTGCGACTCTAATTCTACAGCAATGTTGTAACTCGTTAGTCACCTTTGTTGGGCATGTTCCTTTGACATGTTCCAATCCTCAGCTTCCTTCATCATCAACACCTGCTGCATGCAGACACGTTAGCCAGCTGCATTGGACATGTTCCAATCGtcagttttcttctttttcaacatTACATATAATAAGGCTAGGAcaactgaattttttttattaatctgTTAGCTAAGAGTTGGGAACCAAAATaagccacaaaaatataaaagtaaccaaaataagtcactattttagtaagtaactaaaataagcttagtggaagaaaaagttctACTATATCCAATAATCTAAACGTTTTCCGTTAATGGCATAacgtttatttttaatatataacggaactttttcttacactttataaagtggagttttttcttccactttataaagtggaactttttattccattttataaagtgaaactttttattccactttataaagtggaactttttattGCACTTTataagaagaatatttttcacGTCTTGAAGAAGCTTTTTCAGTgttatcatataaattatattgattttgatatgtcattaaaacgaaaaaaaatatttcattatgtatttttatttttttattctgaaAAATCTTTCAATCTCTATTTAAAGACGTCTATATATAGTTGATAGCACCTACAacataaagtcttctatatttattcatttcgatttaaaaaaatgtcttctacacctaaagttaaagtttcatTTTATTGGGATGACGAAATTATACATGACGG contains these protein-coding regions:
- the LOC107025346 gene encoding peroxidase 3-like, which codes for MAKFGDLGNFLVLCILLGIVGSSYGQLQLNFYAKSCPQAEKIIQDYVYKQIPRAPSLAPALLRMHFHDCFVRGCDGSVLLNFTSSTKNQTEKVAVPNQTLRGFSFIDGVKKALEAECPGVVSCADIVALVARDSVVVTGGPYWKVPTGRRDGRISNASEALANIPPPTSNFSSLQTSFASKGLDLKDLVLLSGAHTIGVSHCPSFSSRLYNFTGVWGKKDPSLDSEYAANLKMKKCKSINDNTTIVEMDPGSSSKFDLSYFQLVLKRRGLFQSDAALTTSAKTKSFINQLVQGSLEQFYAEFGVAMEKMGKIEVKTGSAGEIRKHCAAVNS